The Gammaproteobacteria bacterium genome includes a window with the following:
- a CDS encoding relaxase domain-containing protein, giving the protein MYTAWQWWGWMVLSLAKAAKDYYLRKLGEISPGEDYYLRGGTATGLWRGNGATELGLEGAVSAKGLVRLFDGQHPGTGEQLGRSLRRDGVAAWDVTFSADKSVSLLWALGDLETRQQVLEAFEEATGAALGYLESVASSTRGASKTPVLDDHGDPILNENGTPKFRVQTWPIQTAGYVAASFTEFTSRADDPQLHTHVVVANKVKGTDEVWRTVDGRLLYRYQLAAGYLHEAVLRRELTERLGVRWQPVSNGMADIAGFTRPQIEAFSRRRHQLEAWRQDQGLPDTAAARQVAVLATRAPKRDHPLADLEADWKERAVEAGLTPNQITEMMGGNREVTPVDTEVLFERLASPEGLTEWASTFGRAEVIKEIAGALPEGGTRNQIEHLAETFLATRDIVPLLPTRTAEQAEELDPLVDADRDRAGELNEAEAAGRVMRRRDGTLFPGVRHERRYTTTELLVTEQRVIEQALAGVGAGRWKARLRRHRHLTEGQAEMVRRFATSTNTIDIGIGPAGTGKTAVMEVIGQLATLTGTPILGGALAGRTAASLQAATGIPSSTLTRLIGESKGRGFPHGAIVAVDEAGMVGTRQLATITDLIEAAEGKLILIGDDRQLPEIDAGGLFRALAKRLPTVELIDNIRQQHQWERNALTQLRDGSVDEAIKTYRQHRKLIVGQSRDNTMRRAVADWYRHVTATGDL; this is encoded by the coding sequence ATGTATACAGCCTGGCAGTGGTGGGGGTGGATGGTGTTGAGTTTGGCCAAGGCTGCCAAGGACTATTACCTGCGCAAGCTGGGGGAGATCTCACCCGGCGAGGACTATTACCTGCGCGGTGGTACCGCCACCGGCCTGTGGCGAGGCAACGGCGCCACCGAGCTGGGCTTGGAGGGGGCGGTGTCGGCGAAAGGACTGGTCCGGTTGTTCGACGGTCAACACCCCGGCACCGGCGAACAGCTGGGACGGAGCTTGCGGAGGGATGGGGTGGCAGCTTGGGATGTGACCTTCTCGGCGGATAAGTCGGTGTCACTGCTCTGGGCCTTGGGAGATCTCGAGACCCGCCAGCAGGTGTTGGAGGCGTTCGAAGAAGCCACCGGGGCGGCTTTGGGGTATTTGGAGTCGGTAGCCTCCTCGACCCGAGGTGCTTCCAAGACTCCGGTCCTCGACGACCACGGCGACCCGATCCTCAACGAGAACGGGACACCCAAGTTTCGGGTCCAGACGTGGCCGATCCAAACGGCGGGGTATGTGGCGGCGTCGTTTACCGAGTTCACCTCCCGCGCCGACGACCCCCAGTTGCATACCCATGTGGTGGTCGCCAACAAGGTGAAAGGGACAGACGAGGTGTGGCGGACGGTGGATGGGAGGTTGTTGTATCGGTATCAGCTGGCCGCCGGCTACCTCCACGAAGCCGTCCTCCGACGGGAGCTAACGGAACGGTTGGGGGTTCGCTGGCAGCCAGTATCCAATGGTATGGCCGACATTGCAGGTTTCACCCGTCCCCAGATCGAAGCGTTCTCCCGGCGCCGCCACCAGCTCGAAGCTTGGCGCCAAGACCAAGGCCTTCCCGATACCGCAGCAGCGCGGCAGGTAGCAGTGCTGGCCACCCGTGCCCCGAAAAGGGACCATCCCCTCGCCGACCTGGAAGCCGACTGGAAGGAGCGGGCCGTTGAGGCGGGTCTCACCCCCAACCAGATCACCGAGATGATGGGCGGCAACCGGGAAGTCACCCCGGTTGACACGGAGGTGCTGTTCGAACGGTTGGCGTCACCCGAGGGGCTCACCGAATGGGCCTCCACCTTCGGGCGGGCCGAGGTGATCAAAGAGATCGCCGGGGCGCTCCCCGAAGGTGGCACCCGGAACCAGATCGAGCACCTTGCCGAGACATTCCTCGCCACCCGGGACATCGTGCCGCTCCTGCCCACCCGAACCGCCGAACAGGCCGAAGAGCTGGATCCCCTCGTCGATGCTGACCGTGACCGGGCAGGCGAACTGAACGAAGCAGAAGCGGCCGGGCGGGTGATGCGTCGCCGGGACGGAACACTCTTCCCCGGTGTGCGACACGAACGCCGATACACGACCACCGAACTGTTGGTCACTGAGCAGCGGGTGATCGAACAGGCACTCGCCGGGGTGGGTGCCGGACGATGGAAGGCCAGGTTGCGACGCCACCGTCATCTGACCGAAGGGCAGGCGGAGATGGTCCGCCGGTTCGCCACCTCAACCAACACCATCGACATCGGGATCGGACCAGCCGGGACTGGCAAAACCGCAGTGATGGAAGTAATTGGTCAGCTCGCCACTCTGACCGGCACTCCGATCTTGGGTGGGGCGCTGGCCGGCCGGACCGCCGCCAGCCTGCAAGCTGCCACCGGGATCCCCTCCAGCACCTTGACCCGACTGATCGGCGAATCGAAAGGTCGGGGTTTTCCTCACGGTGCGATCGTGGCAGTCGATGAGGCCGGGATGGTCGGTACCCGCCAACTCGCCACCATCACCGACCTTATCGAGGCCGCCGAAGGGAAGCTGATCCTGATCGGCGATGACCGTCAGCTACCCGAAATCGACGCGGGTGGCCTCTTTCGGGCTCTCGCCAAACGGCTCCCCACTGTTGAGTTGATCGACAACATCCGCCAGCAACACCAATGGGAACGCAACGCACTCACCCAACTCCGCGACGGGTCAGTCGACGAAGCGATCAAGACGTACCGACAGCACCGGAAGCTCATCGTTGGACAGAGCCGCGACAACACTATGAGACGAGCAGTGGCGGATTGGTATCGCCATGTGACAGCTACCGGTGACCTCAG
- a CDS encoding helix-turn-helix domain-containing protein, translating to MTALDPLLSVQELANYLEVPIGTLYAWRYRGEGPPGFRAGKHLRYRWHDIEEWINNQLLERVR from the coding sequence ATGACCGCGCTCGATCCGCTGCTCTCAGTCCAAGAACTCGCCAACTACCTCGAAGTCCCCATCGGAACGCTCTACGCCTGGCGCTACCGCGGAGAAGGACCTCCAGGGTTCCGCGCCGGCAAGCACCTCCGGTACCGATGGCACGACATCGAGGAGTGGATCAACAACCAGCTCCTGGAAAGAGTACGTTGA